Proteins encoded by one window of Macaca fascicularis isolate 582-1 chromosome 10, T2T-MFA8v1.1:
- the LOC135964372 gene encoding putative ankyrin repeat domain-containing protein 20A2 isoform X1 has translation MTYPLCFVGPPAQHPSLKRSTKMEDPAVKGAVQRKKVQTLRADVGSSDESAFSIFHELRVDSLPTLDDKDLSVATKQCVPEKLSQPLPGPSHEKGNRIVNGKGEGPPAQHPSLKRSTKMEDPAVKGAVQRKKVQTLRAEQALLVASEEEQERHERSEKKQPQVKEGNNTNKSEKIPVSENLCDRTAAADRLPQQRKTGEMHPQQFPKKLKEERDRCTFKQENEEKINVNMLYKKNREELDRKEKQHKKEAEAKQPEPTVQSLEMKPKTARSTPNQDFHTHEETEDLMDENCILKTDIAILRQEILTMKNDNLEKENEYLKDIKIVKERNAALEKSIKLNEEITKTAFQDQQELKDLKAENKRLNSELLKKKESNTERNLKLTLQNTQDISVQEKMSSDISEVEDKNEFLTEQLSKTQIKFNTLKDKFPKTRDTLRTKPLDLETLQNDLSQTQQQIKEMKEMYQNAEGKVSNSTGEWNCVEERICQLQRENLCLEQQLDDDHQKEDHKERVINIQRGSIESGKKDLLLEEKNKKLMNDYDHLKESLFRYEREKAERVVSIKEEKYFQTSRKKM, from the exons ATGACATATCCCCTTTGCTTTGTAGGGCCTCCTGCACAACATCCTTCCTTGAAG CGTAGCACTAAAATGGAAGATCCTGCTGTGAAAGGGGCAgtacaaagaaagaaagtacaGACCTTGAGAGCAG ATGTTGGAAGTTCTGATGAATCTGCATTCAG CATTTTCCATGAACTGCGTGTGGATTCATTGCCTACATTGGATGACAAAGACTTGAGTGTTGCTACTAAG CAGTGTGTTCCCGAGAAATTGTCACAGCCTTTACCTGGACCTTCCCATGAAAAAGGCAACAGAATAGTCAATGGGAAAGGAGAAG GGCCTCCTGCACAACATCCTTCCTTGAAG CGTAGCACTAAAATGGAAGATCCTGCTGTGAAAGGGGCAgtacaaagaaagaaagtacaGACCTTGAGAGCAG AACAAGCCTTACTAGTGGCTTCAGAGGAGGAGCAAGAAAGGCATGAAAGAAGCGAAAAGAAGCAACCACAG gtcaaagaaggaaataatacaaacaaaagtgaaaaaataccAGTATCAGAAAATCTATGTGATCGCACAGCTGCTGCTGACAGATTACCCCAACAAAGAAAGACTGGGGAAATGCATCCTCAGCAGTTTCCCAAGAAGCTGAAGGAAGAGCGTGATAG ATGCACCTTCAaacaggaaaatgaagaaaaaataaatgttaatatgctgtacaaaaaaaatagagaagaattaGACAGGAAAGAGAAACAACATAAGAAAGAAGCTGAAGCAAAACAACCTGAACCGACTGTTCAGTCACTAGAGATGAAACCAAAAACTGCAAGAAGTACTCCAAATCAG gattttcatACTCATGAAGAAACGGAAGATCTGATGGATGAAAATTGCATTTTGAAGACAGATATTGCTATACTCAGGCAGGAAATACTCACAATGAAAAATGAcaacttggaaaaagaaaatgaatatcttAAGGACATTAAAATtgttaaagaaagaaatgctgcCCTTGAAAAGAGTATAAAACTCAATgaggaaataacaaaaacagcattcCAGGATCAACAAGAGCTGAAAGATCTCAAAGCTGAGAATAAAAGGCTCAATTCCGAACtgctgaagaaaaaagaaagcaacacaGAAAGAAACCTAAAACTTACTTTACAGAACACACAAGACATTTCTGTGCAAGAAAAAATGAGTTCTGATATCTCCGAAGTTGAAGATAAGAATGAGTTTCTCACTGAACAACTTTCTAAAACGCAAATTAAATTCAATACCTTAAAAGATAAGTTCCCTAAGACAAGAGATACTCTCAGAACAAAGCCATTGGATTTAGAAACTCTACAAAACGACCTAAGCCAAACCCAGCAgcaaataaaggaaatgaaagagatgtaTCAAAATGCAGAAGGTAAAGTGAGTAATTCCACTGGAGAGTGGAACTGTGTGGAAGAAAGGATATGTCAACTCCAGCGTGAAAATCTGTGTCTTGAACAGCAACTAGATGATGATCATCAGAAAGAGGATCATAAAGAGAGAGTAATTAATATCCAAAGAGGTTCTATTGAGAGTGGAAAGAAAGACCTCCTCCTcgaagagaaaaataagaagctAATGAATGACTATGATCATTTAAAAGAAAGTCTCTTTCgatatgagagagagaaagcagaaagagtAGTAAGTATCAAggaagagaaatattttcaaacttctagaaagaaaatgtaa